A region of Vigna radiata var. radiata cultivar VC1973A chromosome 10, Vradiata_ver6, whole genome shotgun sequence DNA encodes the following proteins:
- the LOC106775008 gene encoding probable LRR receptor-like serine/threonine-protein kinase At5g45780 isoform X1: MDDAKVIACLAFLFLCYQVLLVEGTDSLLSPKGVNYEVAALMSMKSKMYDEFNAMDGWDINSVDPCTWSMVGCSAEGYVVSLEMASAGLSGTISSGIGNLSHLHTLLLQNNKLSGPIPTEIGKLLELQTLDLSGNQLDGEIPSSLGFLTHLSYLRLSKNKLSGQIPELVANLTDLSFLDLSFNNLSGPTPQILAKGYSISGNSFLCTSSSQICMGFSKPVNDTGSSQSTGGHHQRVLAVVIGFSCTFVISVVLLVFWLHWYRSNILYTSYVEQDCEFDIGHLKRFSFRELQIATGSFNSKNILGQGGFGVVYKGCLANKMLVAVKRLKDPNYTGEVQFQTEVEMIGLAVHRNLLRLYGFCMTPDERLLVYPYMPNGSVADRLRETCREKPSLDWNRRMRVALGTARGLLYLHEQCNPKIIHRDVKAANILLDESFEAVVGDFGLAKLLDQRDSHVTTAVRGTVGHIAPEYLSTGQSSEKTDVFGFGILLLELITGHKALDAGNAQVQKGMILDWVRTLYEEKRVEVLVDRDLRGCFDPVELEKAVDLSLQCTQSLPTLRPKMSEVLKILESMVGQSMQAEESQGVTNVYGERTCSFSQNYSDVHEEPSFIIEAIELSGPR, encoded by the exons ATGGATGATGCCAAAGTGATTGCTTGTTTAGCTTTCCTCTTTCTGTGTTATCAGGTGCTTCTTGTAGAGGGCACTGATAGCCTTCTCTCTCCAAAGGGTGTCAACTATGAAG TGGCTGCTTTGATGTCCATGAAGAGTAAGATGTATGACGAGTTTAATGCTATGGATGGTTGGGATATTAATTCGGTTGACCCCTGTACTTGGTCCATGGTTGGTTGCTCCGCCGAGGGTTATGTGGTTTCTCT GGAAATGGCCAGTGCGGGTTTATCCGGGACGATATCCTCAGGAATTGGAAATTTGAGCCACCTTCATACATT GTTATTGCAGAACAATAAGTTATCTGGTCCTATTCCGACTGAGATAGGAAAGCTTTTAGAGCTTCAAACCCTTGACCTCTCTGGAAACCAGCTAGATGGAGAAATTCCTAGTTCATTGGGCTTTTTGACTCATCTTAGTTACTT GCGGCTCAGCAAAAATAAACTATCTGGACAGATCCCTGAGCTTGTTGCTAATCTCACAGACCTTTCATTCTT GGATTTGTCATTCAATAATCTCAGTGGTCCCACTCCACAAATTTTAGCGAAAGGTTATAG TATTTCAGGGAACAGCTTCCTCTGCACCTCTTCTtctcaaatttgtatgggcttcTCAAAACCAGTTAATG ATACAGGGTCATCTCAGTCGACTGGTGGTCATCACCAAAGGGTGCTTGCTGTTGTTATTGGCTTCAGTTGCACGTTTGTAATTTCAGTGGTGCTTCTTGTATTTTGGTTGCATTGGTACAGATCAAACATTCTGTACACATCTTATG TGGAGCAAGATTGTGAATTTGATATTGGCCATCTGAAGAGGTTCTCCTTCCGTGAATTGCAAATTGCTACTGGAAGtttcaattcaaaaaatatCCTAGGGCAAGGTGGTTTTGGTGTTGTCTACAAAGGATGCCTTGCGAATAAAATGTTAGTGGCAGTAAAGAGGTTGAAAGATCCCAACTATACTGGAGAAGTGCAGTTTCAAACAGAAGTTGAGATGATTGGCTTGGCAGTCCATCGAAACCTCTTGCGCCTTTATGGATTCTGTATGACACCGGATGAAAGGTTACTTGTTTATCCTTACATGCCCAATGGCAGTGTTGCTGATCGCTTGAGAG AGACTTGCCGTGAAAAGCCATCATTGGACTGGAACAGGCGAATGCGCGTTGCTCTTGGGACAGCACGCGGGCTTCTATACTTGCATGAACAATGCAATCCAAAAATAATCCACAGGGATGTTAAGGCTGCAAACATTTTGTTAGATGAAAGTTTTGAAGCTGTGGTGGGGGATTTTGGTCTTGCTAAGCTCTTAGATCAAAGGGATTCACATGTAACTACTGCAGTACGAGGGACAGTAGGTCACATTGCTCCAGAATATCTCTCAACTGGACAGTCATCTGAAAAAACAGATGTTTTTGGATTTGGCATATTACTTTTGGAGCTCATAACAGGACATAAGGCACTTGATGCAGGAAATGCTCAGGTCCAAAAGGGAATGATTCTTGATTGG GTTAGAACATTATATGAGGAGAAACGGGTGGAAGTTTTAGTGGATAGGGATCTGAGGGGATGTTTTGATCCTGTAGAGTTGGAGAAAGCAGTGGATTTGTCTCTACAGTGTACTCAGTCACTTCCCACTTTGCGGCCAAAGATGTCAGAAGTTCTGAAGATTCTAGAAAGTATGGTCGGACAGTCAATGCAGGCAGAGGAGTCACAAGGAGTGACTAACGTATACGGTGAAAGGACTTGCAGTTTCTCACAAAATTATAGTGATGTTCACGAAGAACCTTCCTTTATTATTGAAGCCATTGAGCTCTCTGGACCTCGCTGA
- the LOC106775008 gene encoding probable LRR receptor-like serine/threonine-protein kinase At5g45780 isoform X2, which translates to MDDAKVIACLAFLFLCYQVLLVEGTDSLLSPKGVNYEVAALMSMKSKMYDEFNAMDGWDINSVDPCTWSMVGCSAEGYVVSLEMASAGLSGTISSGIGNLSHLHTLRLSKNKLSGQIPELVANLTDLSFLDLSFNNLSGPTPQILAKGYSISGNSFLCTSSSQICMGFSKPVNDTGSSQSTGGHHQRVLAVVIGFSCTFVISVVLLVFWLHWYRSNILYTSYVEQDCEFDIGHLKRFSFRELQIATGSFNSKNILGQGGFGVVYKGCLANKMLVAVKRLKDPNYTGEVQFQTEVEMIGLAVHRNLLRLYGFCMTPDERLLVYPYMPNGSVADRLRETCREKPSLDWNRRMRVALGTARGLLYLHEQCNPKIIHRDVKAANILLDESFEAVVGDFGLAKLLDQRDSHVTTAVRGTVGHIAPEYLSTGQSSEKTDVFGFGILLLELITGHKALDAGNAQVQKGMILDWVRTLYEEKRVEVLVDRDLRGCFDPVELEKAVDLSLQCTQSLPTLRPKMSEVLKILESMVGQSMQAEESQGVTNVYGERTCSFSQNYSDVHEEPSFIIEAIELSGPR; encoded by the exons ATGGATGATGCCAAAGTGATTGCTTGTTTAGCTTTCCTCTTTCTGTGTTATCAGGTGCTTCTTGTAGAGGGCACTGATAGCCTTCTCTCTCCAAAGGGTGTCAACTATGAAG TGGCTGCTTTGATGTCCATGAAGAGTAAGATGTATGACGAGTTTAATGCTATGGATGGTTGGGATATTAATTCGGTTGACCCCTGTACTTGGTCCATGGTTGGTTGCTCCGCCGAGGGTTATGTGGTTTCTCT GGAAATGGCCAGTGCGGGTTTATCCGGGACGATATCCTCAGGAATTGGAAATTTGAGCCACCTTCATACATT GCGGCTCAGCAAAAATAAACTATCTGGACAGATCCCTGAGCTTGTTGCTAATCTCACAGACCTTTCATTCTT GGATTTGTCATTCAATAATCTCAGTGGTCCCACTCCACAAATTTTAGCGAAAGGTTATAG TATTTCAGGGAACAGCTTCCTCTGCACCTCTTCTtctcaaatttgtatgggcttcTCAAAACCAGTTAATG ATACAGGGTCATCTCAGTCGACTGGTGGTCATCACCAAAGGGTGCTTGCTGTTGTTATTGGCTTCAGTTGCACGTTTGTAATTTCAGTGGTGCTTCTTGTATTTTGGTTGCATTGGTACAGATCAAACATTCTGTACACATCTTATG TGGAGCAAGATTGTGAATTTGATATTGGCCATCTGAAGAGGTTCTCCTTCCGTGAATTGCAAATTGCTACTGGAAGtttcaattcaaaaaatatCCTAGGGCAAGGTGGTTTTGGTGTTGTCTACAAAGGATGCCTTGCGAATAAAATGTTAGTGGCAGTAAAGAGGTTGAAAGATCCCAACTATACTGGAGAAGTGCAGTTTCAAACAGAAGTTGAGATGATTGGCTTGGCAGTCCATCGAAACCTCTTGCGCCTTTATGGATTCTGTATGACACCGGATGAAAGGTTACTTGTTTATCCTTACATGCCCAATGGCAGTGTTGCTGATCGCTTGAGAG AGACTTGCCGTGAAAAGCCATCATTGGACTGGAACAGGCGAATGCGCGTTGCTCTTGGGACAGCACGCGGGCTTCTATACTTGCATGAACAATGCAATCCAAAAATAATCCACAGGGATGTTAAGGCTGCAAACATTTTGTTAGATGAAAGTTTTGAAGCTGTGGTGGGGGATTTTGGTCTTGCTAAGCTCTTAGATCAAAGGGATTCACATGTAACTACTGCAGTACGAGGGACAGTAGGTCACATTGCTCCAGAATATCTCTCAACTGGACAGTCATCTGAAAAAACAGATGTTTTTGGATTTGGCATATTACTTTTGGAGCTCATAACAGGACATAAGGCACTTGATGCAGGAAATGCTCAGGTCCAAAAGGGAATGATTCTTGATTGG GTTAGAACATTATATGAGGAGAAACGGGTGGAAGTTTTAGTGGATAGGGATCTGAGGGGATGTTTTGATCCTGTAGAGTTGGAGAAAGCAGTGGATTTGTCTCTACAGTGTACTCAGTCACTTCCCACTTTGCGGCCAAAGATGTCAGAAGTTCTGAAGATTCTAGAAAGTATGGTCGGACAGTCAATGCAGGCAGAGGAGTCACAAGGAGTGACTAACGTATACGGTGAAAGGACTTGCAGTTTCTCACAAAATTATAGTGATGTTCACGAAGAACCTTCCTTTATTATTGAAGCCATTGAGCTCTCTGGACCTCGCTGA